The sequence TGACCAGCCATAATCAGGGGGCTGTGGAGGAAACTGGAGGAAACCTGGATTTTGCTTTGACAAAACCAGGATTCTTTGCCATTCAGGATTCCGCAGGAAATCAGGTTTATACCAGAAACGGATCTTTTACGATTGATGAAGAAGGATACCTTACCTCACCTTCCCGGGGCAGGGTGCTTGGGGAAGATGGAACCCCCATTGAGCTTCCTTCAGACCATATTACAGTGGATCCGTTAGGTAATATTTACGAAATGCCCATAAAAGGACTGAAAAACGGAGAGGACGACGGGAATACAGAGGAACAGGAACCAGTTCTCTTAGGAAAAATCCGTGTTGTGGACTTTGATGATTACTCCCAGCTTGTAAAGGGAGATAACGGCGTCTTTACCACGGCAGCTGCCGGGAATGGGGTGGATGGAGGAGTCCAGTGGAAGTCACTGGAACGGTCCAATATTGACCCTATTGATGAGATGACTCAGATGATCACCAGCCAAAGGGCAACTCAAAGTGCTGCCCAGGTACTTCGGATATATGACCAGCTCATGGGCAAGGTATCCACTGAGATAGGCAGAGTATAAGGGGGGAATAGCAGATGAACCAGTCTTTTTATATTGGAGCTTTGGGAGCTTTAAATCAGCAGACAAAGCTTAATGTGGTATCCAATAATATTGCTAATGTAAATACAACAGGCTTTAAACCTCAATATAGTGTGTTTTCAGATCTGATTTATGCCCAGACAAGGAGTTCTCAGGGCGGCAGTGCGGCGCAGACGGGC is a genomic window of Lacrimispora sphenoides containing:
- a CDS encoding flagellar hook-basal body protein, whose product is MFQGFYNLASGMLYQTRNLNVIGNNMVNSATPGFKPDRMVSTTFRDEMLYRSGNRDKSNPVQIGSVSMIRASRSTVTSHNQGAVEETGGNLDFALTKPGFFAIQDSAGNQVYTRNGSFTIDEEGYLTSPSRGRVLGEDGTPIELPSDHITVDPLGNIYEMPIKGLKNGEDDGNTEEQEPVLLGKIRVVDFDDYSQLVKGDNGVFTTAAAGNGVDGGVQWKSLERSNIDPIDEMTQMITSQRATQSAAQVLRIYDQLMGKVSTEIGRV